The region CTCGATGCGCGCCGGCGCCAGCGCGTCAGCCTCGTCACTGCCCTGCTGGGTCCGCAAGGCGATATGGCGCAATTGTTTGCGTTATTGCAAGACGAAGCGCGCAGCAAGGCCCAGGCCGACTGGGCGGCGCTGGAACAGATGGTGCTTGAATGCAAGCGCCTGAATGCCCGCAACAGCGAATTTTTAACAGAACAGTACAGCATCATGCAGCGCGTGCTGCATGGCGAGGAAGATACCTATGCGCCAGGCTGATTTTTCAGGCATCCGCGCCACGGCGGCGACGCCATCGACGGCGGCAACGAATGCCGTGCAGAGCAATATGCGCGCGACCAGCGGCACCGCGTCCACCGGCAGCTTTGCCAGCGTGTTCCAGCAGGTGCAGGGCGAAGTGGCCCGGTTCATCGAACAGGGCGGCGGCAACGCCACCACCCTGAACCCGCAGGGCCGCGCCTACCTGGAACAGGGCCAGCCCGTCAATGTGCTGGGCAGCATCAACCAGGGCGGCGAGATCGGCGAAGTACAACAGCAATTCCTCGCTTCGATCAAGCCATGGACGGAAGAAACGGGCTCGCGCCTGGGCGTGGCGCCGGAAATCGTCGCCGCCCACGCGGCGCTGGAATCGGGCTGGGGCCAGCGTCCGCTGCGCCAGGGCACGGGCGCCGACACGAATAATTTGTTCGGCATCAAGGCCAGCGGCAAATGGCAGGGCGACGTGGCCAGCAATGTCACGACCGAATACGAAGCGGGCAGCGGCACGGCCCTGAAGAAGACCGAGCGCTTCCGCAGCTATCCGGACCAGGCCAGCGCCTTCCGCGACTATGCGCAGGTGCTGCTCGACAATCCACGCTACCGCGCCGCCCTGAACACGGGCGCCGACGCGGGCGCCTTCGCGCAAGGCCTGGCGCGCGGCGGCTATGCCACCGATCCCAACTACGCCGCCAAGCTGACCCAGCTGGCGACGCGCCTGCAGCGCACGGCCGCCGCAGACTGATCGTCCCTTAACGGCCGGGAATCTCGGCCGGTTCCACCACGCCCGCATCGACCACCCTGGCACGTATCACCGTGCCGCTGGTGGCGTTGCGCACGCGTATCACCTCTCCCAGCGCACCGGGATCCATGGCTTCGCCGGCCATGCTCACTTCCACCTGCTCCTTGCGCGCGACGATGCTGACCGCGCTGCCGCGCTTGATCAGCATGGGCGACGCCAGCTGTCCCTGGCGCAGCACTTCGCCGGCGCGCAAGCTGCGCCGGCTCGACAGGCCGACGGCGCCGGGCAAGGAGGAAATACTGTCCGGCACCATCGTCACGTCGCGCCGCGCCAGCACCACGTCGCCGGCCTGCAGCGGCGTATTCGCCGTCACGGGCGCGCTGGTGACGGCCACCTGGGCCGTGACGCTGCCACGCACGAGCATTTCATAACGCCAACCGTTGCTTCCAGGACACACTGCCACGAAGCGCATGCGCTGCGCGGAGCGGCTGTCGGCCGCTTCCAGCGCGACGGGCGCCGCGCACGCCGGCACGGGGCGCGTGCTTTTCACGACGGCCACCTGGAATTGCGGTTCCAGCAACCCGGCCGTGGCCGCCTGGTGCGCCAATTGCTCACGCGCCAACTGTTCCACACGTGAAAATATATTGTCGGCTGGCAATTCTGCGCGTCCTGCACTACTATATAGGCTGGTCAGTAAAAATAGGCCCGGAAGCAGTATGTGAGGACGTGGCGCCTTGTTTCGGATCATCGTAATGCTGTTGAAATGAATCATTGCTAACCTTAATCAAAGATACTGAAGCGGCATGACCTTACCATGCGTCAACATGACCTGGCTGGGATTTTACCTCCGCACCACCTGTTTTCTGGCCCGAACTGCAAAAAGCACGATCGAATTCAACACAAAGGATGACCATGGGGATTAATTTCAAGGAAGCGCTGGGCGTGCATGCCGACGCACTCGGACTACGTGCCGACCGCACGCGCGTGCTGGCAGCCAACATCGCCAATGAGAACACGCCTGGCTTCCAGGCCATGGACATGGATTTCGGCAGCGCCCTGCAGCAACTGCAGGACAATGAAGCCGGCCTGCTGTCGACCGATGACGATGCCAGCGCCCTGTACCGCGTACCTTTCCACCCCAGCCGCGACGGCAACACCGTCGAAATCGGCGTCGAACAGGCGGCATTCTCGCAGAATGCCACCGACTTCCAGACCAGCCTGACTTTCGTCAACATGAAACTGAGGGGTCTGTCCAAGGCCATCTCCGGACAATAAGGACCCGCATGAGCTTCCAGGATATTTCCAAGATCGCCGGTTCGGCGATGGCGGCGCAGACCGTGCGCCTGAACACCATCGCCAGCAACCTGGCCAATGCCGATTCCGTCGCCGGTTCCGAAGGCGAAACCTACCGCGCGCGCAAGCCCGTGTTTTCCGCCGTGATGGATGGCGCCAGCGGCGCGGGCGGCCGCGTGCAGGTGCTCGACGTGGTGCAGAGCGATGAACCGCTGCGCAAGGTCTACGAGCCGGGCCACCCGATGGCCAATGCCGACGGCATGGTGTACTACCCCAACGTCAATCAGGTGGCCGAGATGACCGACATGATGTCGGCCTCGCGCGCGTTTGAAACGAATGTCGAAGTTCTGGGCCGCATCAAGTCGATGCAGCAGTCGCTCCTCAAATTAGGTGAAGCATAAGCCATGGAAACGAATCTCTTTACAAACAACAGCAGCGGCAGCAACAGCGGCAGCAACGCCGTCAAGTCGCAAAGCAATGCCACGCAAGACATGTTCACCAAGCTGCTGGTGGCCCAGATCAAGAACCAGGATCCGCTGGCGCCGACCGACCCTAGCCAGTTCGTCAATCAGTTGACGCAGCAGGCGCAGACGGAAGCGATGCAGAACCTGTCGGCGCTGACCAGCGCCAATGCCAGCGTGCTGCAATCGATGCAGGTGCTGGCCCTGGGCGCGCAAGTCGGTTCCGAAGTGATGGTCAACAGCGACACCGTGCAGCTCGACAAGAGCAAGGTCAGCGGCAGCATCGCGCTGGCCGCCGGCACCACCAAGACCACGGTGACCCTGAAAGGCGTCGACGACAAGGAATACAAGATCGAACTGGGCGCCAAGTCGCCCGGTACCGTGCCCTTCACCATCGACCCCGTCGCGTTGGGCTTGCCTGCCGGCACCTATAAAATGACGGTCACCACCAATGGCACTGAAAAGCCGTCGGTCGACATCGCAGGCAAGCTCAACAGCGTGCGCCTGTCGTCCTCCGGCAGCATGATCTTGAGCGTGTCGAACCTGGGCGAAGTCAACCCTGGCGCGATCACCGGCTTCAACGGTAAGACGGCCTGATCCGCCCTCACCTTTCCTGAACACTAATCTCGTCCTTCACTAAAGGAAGTCAACATGAGTTTCGACATCGCCCTGTCCGGTATCCAGTCCATCAACCAACAGTTGAACAGCACCAGTAACAATATCGCCAATGCCGGCACCTACGGTTTCAAGAGCAGCCGCGCCAACTTTTCGGCCATGTACGCCGGTTCGCGCGCGACGGGCACGGAAATCGGCTCGGTCACGCAAAGCATGTCGCTCAATGGTGGCGTGCTAAACACGGGCCGCGCGCTCGACGCCGCCATCGACGGCCGCGGCTACTTCGTCACGCGCGATGCGCAAAACACCATGAACTACAGCCGCGTCGGCATCTTCTCGGCCAGCAGCGACGGCAAGCTGATCGATTCGAACGGCCGCCTGGTGCAAGGCTATGCGTCGGTAAAAGGCAGCACCACCCTGGGCACCATGGGCGACATGGTCATTCCGACGGGCCAGATTCCCGCCGTGGCGTCGACCAAGCTGGCGTATGCCGCCAACATGTCGTCCGAATGGACCATCAAGGCCGTGCCCTTCAACAAGACCAACGAACTGAGCTACAACAGCGGCAAGTCCTCGATCGTCTACGATTCGCTGGGCGCCAAGCACTCGCTGGGCCAGTACTTCGTCAAGACGGCGACGGGCGTGGACGTGCACTACACCTTCGACAACGTCGACGTGACGCCGGTGACGAGCATGACGTTCGACACCTCCGGCAAGCTGGTGACGGGCACGACCGCCTCGCCAGTCCTGCCGACGCCGCCTGGCGCGGCAGCCATGACGGTCGCCATCGACTACACGGGCACCACCCAGTTCGCCGGCGAAGCAACGACCTCGACCGACCGCGCCGACGGTTATGCCTCGGGCACCTACACGGGCGTGGAACTGGCCGACGACGGCTCCGTCGTGGCGAAATACACGAATGGCCAGAAACAAAGCATCGGCGTGATCGCCCTGGCCACCTTCCCTGACGAAGGCGCACTGACCGCCGTCAACGACACCAGCTGGGTCGCTTCGACCACGTCCGGCACCGCCATGTACGACCGTCCCGGCGTCGGCATGGCCGGCAAACTGGTGACGAGCTCGCTGGAACAGTCGAACGTCGACATCACCTCCGAACTGGTGGGCCTGATGACGTCGCAGCGTAACTACCAGGCGAACTCGAAGGTCATCTCGACCGAGAACGCCATGCTGCAATCGCTGATGCAAGCGCTGTAATCGCCACCACGCAAGGGTAAAGCATAATGGATGCGCTGATTTATACCGCCATGAGCGGGGCCGACCGGGCCCTGCGGGCACAGCAGGTACACGCCAACAACCTGGCCAACATCGAGACGGGCGGCTTCCGCGCCAACCTCGAGGTGTCGACCGCCCAACCGCTGCAAAACGGCTATGGCTACGACGACCGCCACATGACGCAGACGCAGTCGAGCGCCATCGCCACGCGCACCGGCACCATCAAGGAAACGGGGCGCGAGCTCGACGTGGCCGTCACGGGCAACGGTTACCTCGCGGTGCAATGGCAAAACGGCGAAGCCTACACGCGCGCCGGCGCCATGGACCTCGATGAAACGGGCGCGCTGACCATCAACGGCCGGCCCGTGCTGGGCGAAGGCGGCCCCATCACGATTCCCGAGCACACCAGCCTGTCGATCGGCGGCGATGGCACGATTTCCATCCAGGTACCGGGCACGGCGCAGATGCAGACCGTCGACAAGCTCAAGCTGGTCAACGCGGAAACGGGCGAGCTGACCAAGAACGAGGCGGGCCTGATCGTGGCGCGCAGCGGCGAAGACTTGCAAGCCGACCCGACGGTGCGCCTGCGCGACCGCCACCTGGAAGGCAGCAACGTCTCGGCCGTCGAGGAAATGGTCGCCACCATGAGCTTGAACCGCAGTTTCGAGTTGCAGATGAAAGTATTCAAGGCCAGCGACTCCATGACTGAGTCCGGCAACCGCCTGCTGGGCGCCTAAGCCCAACGCCCATCAAATTATCAGGAGTAAATCATGAATCCAGCAATGTGGATCAGCAAGACCGGCGTGCAGGCACAAGATGCAAAACTGCAAGCCATCGCGAATAACCTGGCCAACGTCAATACGGTCGGCTTCAAGCGCGACCGCGTCGTCTTCGAAGACCTGTTCTACCAGGTCGAGCAGCAGCCGGGCACGCAGCGCGCCGACAACACCCTGTCGCCATCGGGCGTGCAGCTGGGTAACGGCACGCACATGGTCGGCACGCAAAAGGTGTTTACCACCGGCAGCCTGCAAACGACGAGCCGCGAATTCGACGTCGCCATCACCGGCAACGGCTTTTTGCAAGTGCTGCGCCCGAACGGCGAAGCGGCCTACACGCGCGCCGGCCAGCTGAGCCTGAATGAAAATGGCGTGATGGTCAACGCCCAGGGCTTGCCGCTGGTGCCGCAGATCACCGTGCCCAACAATGCCACGGCCATCACCATCGGCGAAAACGGCATGGTCACGGCCACGGTGCCGGGCAATGTGGCCGGCACGGAACTGGGCCAGCTGAACCTCTCCAGCTTCGTCAACCCGACCGGCTTGCTGGCACTGGGCGAAAACCTGTTCCAGGAAACGGCATCGAGCGGCACGCCGACGGAAGGCCGTCCCGGCGAAGGCGCACTGGGCAAGCTCAAGCAATACGCGCTGGAAGGCTCGAACGTGCAGGTGGTCGAAGAGATGGTCGACATGATCGCTGCCCAGCGCACCTATGAAATGAACACCAAGGTGCTGTCGGCCGCCGACAATATGCTGCAATACCTGGCGCAAGCGGCACGCTGATGAAGGCCGCAATGAAAGCTTCGGCGGCCCTGCTGCTGGTGCTGGCGGCCGGTTGCGCCAGCCGTCCGGCCGCGCCGCTGGCGCCCAGCTTTTCCGATACGCCGCTGCCGGTGGCGCCGCGCAGCACGGCGCGCGGCGGCGTCGCCGGCGGCGTCTTCAATCCCGATGCGGGCCTGGCCCTGACCTCGGACAGCCGCGCCTTCCGCGTCGGCGATGTCGTCACCGTGGCCCTGCAGGAAACCACGCAGGCAAGCAAGAAGGCCGGCACCTCGTTCAACAAGGGTTCGTCCGTCGGCGTCGCCGCCGCCGGCCTGCTGGGCAAGACTTTCCCGAAGACAGGCATCGACCTGTCCGCCGACCGCAACTTCGCCGGCGACTCGACCAGCACGCAGCAAAATGCGCTGTCCGGCGCCATCACCGTGATCGTGCAGGAAGTGCTGCCGAACGGTTTGCTGCGCGTGCAGGGCGAAAAAACCCTGACCCTGAACCAGGGCGAGGAATTCGTGCGCCTGCGCGGCTACCTGCGCTCGGCCGACATCGATTCGAACAACCAGGTGTCATCATTGCGCATCGCCAATGCGCAGATCGCCTATTCCGGCCAGGGCACCCTGGCCGAAGCCAACAAGCCAGGCTGGCTGACGCGTTTCTTCGTCGGCCCATGGATGCCGTTTTAAGGTGACATCATGAAATTTCGCTCCGCCCTGCCCCTGGCAGCCATGCTCGCAGTGCTGTCCGGCCTGTCCCTGCCCGCCAGCGCCGCGCAAGTGCTGCGCAACCTGGTCAGCATCGAGGGCGTGCGCGACAACCCGCTGGTCGGTTACGGCCTCGTCGTTGGCCTGAACGGCAGTGGCGACACGACGCAGGTGAAGTTTTCCAGCCAGTCCGTGGTCAACATGCTCAAGCAGTTCGGCGTCAAGATGCCGGACGGCGCCGAATCGAAAAGCAAGAACGTCGCCACCGTCATGGTCAGCGCAGTGTTTCCGCCCGGCTACCGCCGTGGCCAGGCCATCGACGTCACCGTGTCCTCGCTGGGCGACGCGAAAAGCCTGCGCGGCGGTACTTTATTGCTGACGCAGCTGCGCGCGGCCGACAATGAAACGTATGCGCTGGCGCAAGGCAACGTCGTCGTCGGCGGCCTCAACGCCACCGGCAAGAGCGGCTCGTCCGTCACCGTCAACACGCCCACCTCGGGCCGCATTCCGAACGGCGCCAACATCGAGCGCGAAATCCTCAGCGATTTCTCCACCAAGCCGACCGTCACCCTGAACCTGCGCCACCCGCACTTCGAGACGGCCATCAACATCGTCGAAGCCGTGAACCGCCGTTTCGGCGCCGTCGCCACCACCAGCGACGCCACCAGCGTGGAAGTGCTGGCGCCGGAAAACCCGACCCAGCGCGTGGCCTTCATGGCCAAGCTCGAAGCCTTGAGCATCGACGTCGGCGCCGATACGCCGAAAGTGGTCTTCAATTCGCGCACCGGCACCGTCGTCATCGCCGAAGGCTTGCGCGTGAAGGCGGCCGCCGTCACGCACGGCTCGCTGAAGGTCATCATTTCAGAAAGTTCGGCCGTCAGCCAGCCGGCGCCGTTCGGCCGCGGCCAGACCACCGTCACGCCGCAATCGAAGGTGTCCGTCGACCAGGGCAACGGCAATATGTTCAAATGGCCGGCCGGCGCCAAGCTGCAGGCGATCATCGACGTCGTCAACAGCCTGGGCGCCTCGCCCGACGACATCATGGCAATTTTACAAGCCCTCGACCAGGCAGGCGCCATCGAAGGCGAACTGGTAGTAATTTGATGATCAATATCAACGACAGCAGCAGCGCCCTGCCCTCGGCGCTCGACGACCGCTCCCCCGCGGCGGCCACGCCGGCCGATCCGCGCTACGCGGCCAAGGCCACCGAGGCGGCCGTCAAGTTCGAAGCCTTCTTCATCTCGCACATGCTGCGCCAGATGCGCTCGGGCACGCGCGAGATGGCGGGCGAAGACAGCGTCTTCAAGGACCCCATCAACAGCGACATGCTGGAAATGGCCGACAATCTGGTGGCCGACAAGATGGCCGGCCAGCGCGCCTTCGGCATCGCCGACGCCATCCTGCGCCAGCTGCTGCCGGCGGCCAGCGCCCCCGTTTCAGCCAAAGGCGCTGTCAAAACCGACAATATTGCAGCGGCGCTTAATAAGTCCGTCTGAAGCGTCGCCTGTTGTAGGTAACAACGAATCCAGGCCTGTCCACCCGCACGCGCCACACTCTTCACGAAAGAACCTTGCCCAATGAGCATCATCAGCAATGCATTGTCAGGCAGTATCGCCGCCCAGGCCGCACTCAATGCGGCCAGCCAGAACATCGCCAACCTGCAAACGGCAGGCTATACCCGCCAGGGCGTGCTGCTGTCCTCGCTTGGCGCCGGCGTCGGCGTACGCTCGGCCGGCAATGGCGTGGAAGTGTCGGCCCTCCTGCGCTTTGCCGATGCCTACAAGAGCCAGCAAATGTGGCGCGCCGCGTCCGACCAGGGCGCCCGTTCGCAGACCCAGCCTTACCTGACGCAGCTCGAACGCGTGATGGGCGACGATGCATCGAGCATCAGCAACGGCCTCGACGGCTTTTTCGCCGCCCTCAACGCGGCTGCCGTCGACCCCACGTCGACGCCGCTGCGCCAGCAGATCATCACGGCGGCCGACGCCATGTCGCAGCGCTTCAACAGCATCAGCACCGTCATGGGCAACCAGTTGCTGTCGGTGCACCAGCAACGCGCCGCCATCGTGCCGCAGGCCAATACGGCGCTGCAGAATATCGCCGCGCTGAACCAGCGCATCAGCACCTCGACGGCCTCGGGCACGAACGTGTCGTCGCTGATGGATGCGCGCGACCAGCTGATCGACGGCCTGGCCGCGCAAATGGGCATCGAAGTGCTCGACCAGCCCGACGGTTCGCGCAATGTCTCGCTGAAATCGGGCCAGCCGCTGGTCATCGGCGGCATCGCCGGCTCCCTGAGCAGCACCATGACGGCGACGGGCGACCAGACCCTGAGCCTGGACTTCGCCAAGTCGACGTACACCCTCGACACCGTTGCCATCGGCGGCCAGATGGGCGGCCTCGGCGAATTCGAACAGAACACCCTGAAGCCGCTGCAGCAGTCGCTGCGCGACATGGCCAGCAGCGTGGCCAGCAAGGTCAACGCGCAGCTGGCCCTGGGCCAGACCATGACCGGCACGACCGGCGGTCCCCTGCTGGTGTACGCGAATGACAAGCTGAGCATCACCGCCGGCTTCAACGCCAAGGACCTGGCCCTGTCGCTGACGGGCGCTGCCGGCGACAGCGGCAACTTGCAGAAATTGATCGACATCAAGAATCAATCGATCAATGTCAACTGGGTGGGTTCGGTCCTGATCAGCGACGCCGACACGCAGCTGGTCGGCAAGCTGGGCATCTACAGCCAGCAGAACCAGGCCTTGCTGAAGACGGCCAATACGGTGCGCGCGCAAGCCATCGACGACTGGAAGTCCACCAGCGGCGTGAACAAGGACGAGGAAGCGATGAACCTGGTCGAATTCCAGAATATGTATCAAGCAAACATGAAGGTCATTTCCGTGGCGAATACCTTGTTTGACGCCACTTTGGCAATGATGGGTTAAGGAGAAGATCATGCGTGTCGCCAGTAGCCAGTACCAATCGCTGATCAATATTTCGCTTCAGCAAAACCAGGAACGCATCAATTACCTGACCCAGCAGATGTCGTCGGGCCTGCGCATCCAGCTGCCGTCGGACGACCCGATCGGCAACGTGCGCATTTCGCGCCTGACGCGCGAGCAAGCCATGGTCTCGCAATACCAGGACAATATCGCCACGGTAAAAGTGCGCCTGCTGAAAAATGAAAATTACC is a window of Janthinobacterium sp. 1_2014MBL_MicDiv DNA encoding:
- the flgN gene encoding flagellar export chaperone FlgN; its protein translation is MTAPRKGITRQEAVRRVLQGMADDQLGYAALRTLLDEQFQAALQHQSAQLTALAEPVIAAVEQLDARRRQRVSLVTALLGPQGDMAQLFALLQDEARSKAQADWAALEQMVLECKRLNARNSEFLTEQYSIMQRVLHGEEDTYAPG
- a CDS encoding glycoside hydrolase family 73 protein codes for the protein MRQADFSGIRATAATPSTAATNAVQSNMRATSGTASTGSFASVFQQVQGEVARFIEQGGGNATTLNPQGRAYLEQGQPVNVLGSINQGGEIGEVQQQFLASIKPWTEETGSRLGVAPEIVAAHAALESGWGQRPLRQGTGADTNNLFGIKASGKWQGDVASNVTTEYEAGSGTALKKTERFRSYPDQASAFRDYAQVLLDNPRYRAALNTGADAGAFAQGLARGGYATDPNYAAKLTQLATRLQRTAAAD
- the flgA gene encoding flagellar basal body P-ring formation chaperone FlgA, coding for MEQLAREQLAHQAATAGLLEPQFQVAVVKSTRPVPACAAPVALEAADSRSAQRMRFVAVCPGSNGWRYEMLVRGSVTAQVAVTSAPVTANTPLQAGDVVLARRDVTMVPDSISSLPGAVGLSSRRSLRAGEVLRQGQLASPMLIKRGSAVSIVARKEQVEVSMAGEAMDPGALGEVIRVRNATSGTVIRARVVDAGVVEPAEIPGR
- the flgB gene encoding flagellar basal body rod protein FlgB → MGINFKEALGVHADALGLRADRTRVLAANIANENTPGFQAMDMDFGSALQQLQDNEAGLLSTDDDASALYRVPFHPSRDGNTVEIGVEQAAFSQNATDFQTSLTFVNMKLRGLSKAISGQ
- the flgC gene encoding flagellar basal body rod protein FlgC, with protein sequence MSFQDISKIAGSAMAAQTVRLNTIASNLANADSVAGSEGETYRARKPVFSAVMDGASGAGGRVQVLDVVQSDEPLRKVYEPGHPMANADGMVYYPNVNQVAEMTDMMSASRAFETNVEVLGRIKSMQQSLLKLGEA
- a CDS encoding flagellar hook capping FlgD N-terminal domain-containing protein, which produces METNLFTNNSSGSNSGSNAVKSQSNATQDMFTKLLVAQIKNQDPLAPTDPSQFVNQLTQQAQTEAMQNLSALTSANASVLQSMQVLALGAQVGSEVMVNSDTVQLDKSKVSGSIALAAGTTKTTVTLKGVDDKEYKIELGAKSPGTVPFTIDPVALGLPAGTYKMTVTTNGTEKPSVDIAGKLNSVRLSSSGSMILSVSNLGEVNPGAITGFNGKTA
- a CDS encoding flagellar hook protein FlgE, which translates into the protein MSFDIALSGIQSINQQLNSTSNNIANAGTYGFKSSRANFSAMYAGSRATGTEIGSVTQSMSLNGGVLNTGRALDAAIDGRGYFVTRDAQNTMNYSRVGIFSASSDGKLIDSNGRLVQGYASVKGSTTLGTMGDMVIPTGQIPAVASTKLAYAANMSSEWTIKAVPFNKTNELSYNSGKSSIVYDSLGAKHSLGQYFVKTATGVDVHYTFDNVDVTPVTSMTFDTSGKLVTGTTASPVLPTPPGAAAMTVAIDYTGTTQFAGEATTSTDRADGYASGTYTGVELADDGSVVAKYTNGQKQSIGVIALATFPDEGALTAVNDTSWVASTTSGTAMYDRPGVGMAGKLVTSSLEQSNVDITSELVGLMTSQRNYQANSKVISTENAMLQSLMQAL
- a CDS encoding flagellar basal body rod protein FlgF; protein product: MDALIYTAMSGADRALRAQQVHANNLANIETGGFRANLEVSTAQPLQNGYGYDDRHMTQTQSSAIATRTGTIKETGRELDVAVTGNGYLAVQWQNGEAYTRAGAMDLDETGALTINGRPVLGEGGPITIPEHTSLSIGGDGTISIQVPGTAQMQTVDKLKLVNAETGELTKNEAGLIVARSGEDLQADPTVRLRDRHLEGSNVSAVEEMVATMSLNRSFELQMKVFKASDSMTESGNRLLGA
- the flgG gene encoding flagellar basal-body rod protein FlgG codes for the protein MNPAMWISKTGVQAQDAKLQAIANNLANVNTVGFKRDRVVFEDLFYQVEQQPGTQRADNTLSPSGVQLGNGTHMVGTQKVFTTGSLQTTSREFDVAITGNGFLQVLRPNGEAAYTRAGQLSLNENGVMVNAQGLPLVPQITVPNNATAITIGENGMVTATVPGNVAGTELGQLNLSSFVNPTGLLALGENLFQETASSGTPTEGRPGEGALGKLKQYALEGSNVQVVEEMVDMIAAQRTYEMNTKVLSAADNMLQYLAQAAR
- the flgH gene encoding flagellar basal body L-ring protein FlgH is translated as MKASAALLLVLAAGCASRPAAPLAPSFSDTPLPVAPRSTARGGVAGGVFNPDAGLALTSDSRAFRVGDVVTVALQETTQASKKAGTSFNKGSSVGVAAAGLLGKTFPKTGIDLSADRNFAGDSTSTQQNALSGAITVIVQEVLPNGLLRVQGEKTLTLNQGEEFVRLRGYLRSADIDSNNQVSSLRIANAQIAYSGQGTLAEANKPGWLTRFFVGPWMPF
- a CDS encoding flagellar basal body P-ring protein FlgI is translated as MKFRSALPLAAMLAVLSGLSLPASAAQVLRNLVSIEGVRDNPLVGYGLVVGLNGSGDTTQVKFSSQSVVNMLKQFGVKMPDGAESKSKNVATVMVSAVFPPGYRRGQAIDVTVSSLGDAKSLRGGTLLLTQLRAADNETYALAQGNVVVGGLNATGKSGSSVTVNTPTSGRIPNGANIEREILSDFSTKPTVTLNLRHPHFETAINIVEAVNRRFGAVATTSDATSVEVLAPENPTQRVAFMAKLEALSIDVGADTPKVVFNSRTGTVVIAEGLRVKAAAVTHGSLKVIISESSAVSQPAPFGRGQTTVTPQSKVSVDQGNGNMFKWPAGAKLQAIIDVVNSLGASPDDIMAILQALDQAGAIEGELVVI
- a CDS encoding rod-binding protein — its product is MININDSSSALPSALDDRSPAAATPADPRYAAKATEAAVKFEAFFISHMLRQMRSGTREMAGEDSVFKDPINSDMLEMADNLVADKMAGQRAFGIADAILRQLLPAASAPVSAKGAVKTDNIAAALNKSV
- the flgK gene encoding flagellar hook-associated protein FlgK, translating into MSIISNALSGSIAAQAALNAASQNIANLQTAGYTRQGVLLSSLGAGVGVRSAGNGVEVSALLRFADAYKSQQMWRAASDQGARSQTQPYLTQLERVMGDDASSISNGLDGFFAALNAAAVDPTSTPLRQQIITAADAMSQRFNSISTVMGNQLLSVHQQRAAIVPQANTALQNIAALNQRISTSTASGTNVSSLMDARDQLIDGLAAQMGIEVLDQPDGSRNVSLKSGQPLVIGGIAGSLSSTMTATGDQTLSLDFAKSTYTLDTVAIGGQMGGLGEFEQNTLKPLQQSLRDMASSVASKVNAQLALGQTMTGTTGGPLLVYANDKLSITAGFNAKDLALSLTGAAGDSGNLQKLIDIKNQSINVNWVGSVLISDADTQLVGKLGIYSQQNQALLKTANTVRAQAIDDWKSTSGVNKDEEAMNLVEFQNMYQANMKVISVANTLFDATLAMMG